One part of the Lathamus discolor isolate bLatDis1 chromosome 23, bLatDis1.hap1, whole genome shotgun sequence genome encodes these proteins:
- the TAMALIN gene encoding protein TAMALIN, which produces MTLRRRRRLRPKEDAVVAAAAAPERSGPADVYRALAAAGGTLPRVRKGAGFKWGSPSHSPEEHRRVVTLEKKAEETFGFEIQTYGLHHQDRNSVEMFTFVCRVHGGSPAEAAGLKAGDTITGVNGLNVEGVRHRDIVEIIKSSGNVLRLDTLYGTSIRRAELEARLQYLKQTLYEKWGEYRSLMVQEQRLVRGVVAKDPSIYDTLESIRWCLQGEGGLLGGSPRASGSDDSLYQTCLFASADSLDRDKDGDRDGDKDGDKDRGTSGPAPPPPRPRPALARSASLKCGAGPGARLWGRAGDPGEGAAAAPRKGRHSSFRRRLLKFIPGLNRALEEEESHL; this is translated from the exons ATGAccctgcggcggcggcggcggctgcggccgAAGGAGGATGcggtggtggcggcggcggcggccccggaGCGCTCCGGCCCCGCCGACGTTTACCGAGCGCTGGCGGCAGCCGGGGGCACCCTGCCCCGGGTGCGCAAG GGTGCGGGGTTCAAGTGGGGGTCCCCGAGCCATTCACCAGAGGAGCACAG GAGGGTGGTGACGCTGGAGAAGAAGGCAGAAGAGACCTTTGGCTTCGAGATCCAG ACCTATGGGCTGCACCACCAGGACAGGAACAGTGTGGAGATGTTCACCTTCGTGTGTCGGGTGCACGGCGGGAGCCCGGCTGAGGCTGCGGGGCTCAAGGCTG GGGACACAATCACAGGGGTGAACGGGCTCAATGTGGAGGGCGTCCGGCACCGGGACATCGTGGAGATCATCAAGAGCTCGGGCAATGTGCTCCG GCTCGACACGCTCTATGGGACGTCCATCCGGAGGGCTGAGCTGGAGGCCCGGCTGCAGTACCTGAAG CAAACGCTCTATGAGAAGTGGGGCGAGTACCGCTCGCTGATGGTGCAGGAGCAGCGGCTGGTGCGGG GCGTGGTGGCCAAGGACCCCAGCATTTACGACACGCTGGAGTCGATCCGCTGGTGCCTGCAGGGCGAGGGGGGGCTCCTCGGCGGCTCCCCCCGCGCCAGCGGCAGCGATGACTCCTTGTACCAGACCTGCCTCTTCGCCTCCGCCGATTCGCTGGACCGGGACAAGGACGGGGACAGGGACGGGGACAAGGATGGGGACAAGGACAGGGGCACCTCGGGGCCCGCGCCCCCCCCACCGCGACCCCGGCCAGCCCTGGCCCGCAGCGCCAGCCTCAAGTGCGGAGCGGGCCCTGGGGCGCGGTTGTGGGGCCGGGCCGGGGACCCCGGGGAGGGGGCGGCCGCTGCCCCCCGCAAGGGCCGGCACAGCAGCTTCCGCCGGCGGCTGCTCAAGTTCATCCCGGGGCTGAACCGGgcgctggaggaggaggaaagtcACCTCTAA